The Vibrio echinoideorum DNA window GGCGCATGAGCGTATTAACATGCAACCGAACCAGCTTTTCGCAGCAGGTTCTGAAGACGCGAAACAACAAACGGAAGATAACGCAGACCGTCGTCTTTTCGTTGAAACCGATCAAAAAGCGGGTGATGGACAAGTTCCTTTTTACCCTGACTTTGGCCGCACCGATATCGACCAAGATGGTTCAACGGAAGACTACATACGTATTGATGACACCATTGTTGGTCTAGAAGGCGTACTGACTTACAGCTACGGCGAGTATCGATTAGTGGCAACTAACCAGATCTCGGCTGAAAACTTTGTTCGCAACGACCCTCGCACAGACAAGCCTGATATGGACGAAGGCGACCTGCGCATCGCGACTTTCAATGTGTTGAACTATTTTAACTCTCCATTTGGTGGTGACGCGAATCAGCACGGTAATAACCGTGGCGCGAACACCATGACTGAGTTTGAGATGCAGCAAGAGAAGATTGTGAATGCGATTCTCCGCTTAGACGCTGACATCATTGGTTTGATGGAAATTGAGAACAACGGCTTTGGTGAAGGCTCTGCCATTGGGCAGCTTGTTAACCAACTGAATGATCGCATTGAGCGTAAGAAAGACCGCTATACCTTTGTGGCTGTCGATTCGAACGAAGATGGCGTGACCGACGAGATGGACTCGATTGGTACTGACGTAATCACAACGGGTGTTATCTACCGTAAGAAAGTGGTTAAGCTTAAAGACAGTCGTGTTATTGCGATGCCAAGCCAACAAGCACCAGAAGTGTTAGACGATTCTGGCAAGGTGATTGAAGACGGTAAGAACTACCAACGCGACTCATTGGCGCCAACCTTTAAAGTTAAAGGCACCAAAGAGAAACTCACCGTAGCGATTAACCACTTTAAATCGAAAGGTTCTAAGTGTTGGGAAGATGCAGCACCGGTTGAACAGGGTGGCCAAGGTGGCGTTGACGCCGATAAGCAAGGTTCATGTGAGAACTTCCGTGTTGCTGCTGCGGTTGCGCTAGGTGAAGCGCTAGACGGTATCAAAGGCCATAAAGTGATTCTGGGTGATATGAACTCGTACGGCATGGAAGATCCAATGCTAGTGCTAACTGATTACTCTGAAGAGAAATACGGCAAGCAAATTAAAGCGGCTCGTAACACTTACATTGATGGCGCTGAGCAGTTTGGTGACAGTGGTGCTGTGATCACTAAGAATTACGGCTACATTAATGCTGTGGCTCAAAAGCATCCGGACAGCTGGAGTTATTCATACAACGATGAAGTTGGTGCTCTGGATCATCTGTTGATCAGTGACAGCTTGAAAGAGATGGTAGTAGATGCAACCGACTGGCACATCAATGGTGGTGAGTCGACGTTGTTTGACTACAACGAAGAGTTCAAAGGTGACCTACCTAAGTATCAAGATCACTTCCGTTCATCGGATCATGATCCTGCTGTTCTTGAACTACGAGTAGGCGGTTCATTTGGCTTTGGTGCACTGATGTCATTGTTTGGTTTAGCAATGTGGCGCCGTCGCAAGTAGGTTCGTTATAAGCTTTATAAGCGAGCCAATTCAGATAACTTCATACTATCTGTAAACAATTAAGGTCAACTTAGGTTGGCCTTAATTGTTGGCGAAATGCAGTTTCCACTTGCCTTTCGTCATGGGTATTGCACAATACCGCCCCTATATCTTCCAATCACTTAGTATTTAGCAAACGATTTCGACCCATGTTACTTATCATCGATAACTACGACTCTTTTACTTATAACTTGTATCAGTACTTCTGTGAGTTAGGGGTGACTGTGAAAGTTGTACGCAACGATGAGATTGATATCGAAGGTATTGAATCGCTAAATCCTAGCCATCTTGTTATCTCGCCGGGCCCTTGCACGCCTGATGATGCGGGAATCTCTCTACAGGTGATTGAACACTTCGTTGGTAAATTGCCTATTTTGGGTGTGTGTCTGGGTCATCAAGCCATTGCCCAAGTTTTTGGTGGTGAAGTGGTAAGAGCTAGACAAGTGATGCATGGTAAAACTTCTCCTATACGTCACAACGGCAAAAGCGTTTTTCAAGGGCTTAATAATCCTCTGACCGTAACGCGTTACCACTCTTTAGTCGTGAAAAATGGCACGCTACCGGATTGCTTTGAATTAACGTCTTGGACGGAATTTGAAGATGGCAGCATGGATGAAATCATGGGTTATCAACACAAAACCTTGCCGATTGATGCGGTGCAGTTTCACCCGGAATCGATTAAAACAGAGCAAGGACATCAGCTTCTCGCTAACTTCTTGGCACGTTGAGTGTTTTAATTCGACTCTTTATCCGTGTTAGTAAGCCAGTTAAACGTATCAACTTACTTGTTAAGCGTTTAAATTCGGGGCACTACGCCTCTCTATCCCTCTGACGCTGATCACCTTTTATAACATTTCTCCCTCTTCAGGCTAAGTTTTTAGTCTATGCAATATTATTCGCCTTATTTCCTCTCGAACCCAACATACCGCAGTGCCAGTAAGGCTTTGCTGTTGCCTGTCATGCGTTTAGGTAAAAAAAGCTTCATAAAACAGATTAATTGATGCATAAATAGTCATAGGTAGTGATGTTTAGCTGGTAGTGAGTGATGGCTAAAGAATAATCCACTATTGAAAAGGTTAATTAAATGTAAATATAATGCTGCAGCGGGATTATGGCGGGACAAAATATCTTTGTCTCACTTATGAACCATTACGCTTATTTGCGAAGCTTGCGGTATCGAGAAGGAATGTACGATGACAGTGGAAAATAATGTAGAACGTAGTCTTTTTAATGAGGTGATGGTGCCTTGTTATAACCCAATGGAAATGATCCCGGTAAAAGGGGAGGGCGCACGCGTTTGGGACCAACAAGGCCGAGAATATATCGACTTTGCTGGTGGTATCGCTGTGAGCTGTTTGGGTCACTGTCACCCAGCAATGGTGAATGCCGTTACTGAGCAAGCAAATAAGCTTTGGCACTTAAGTAACGTAATGACCAATGAACCTGCATTACGCTTAGCTAAAAAGCTAACAGACGTATGTTTTGCAGAGAAAGTATTCTTCGCTAACTCTGGCGCTGAAGCGAATGAAGCTGCGCTGAAGTTAGCTCGTCGTTGGGCTGCTGACGTTCACGGTCCTGAGAAATCTGAAATCATTGCATTCAAACAAGGTTTCCACGGTCGTACTTTCTTTACAGTAACCGTTGGTGGTCAAGAAGCTTACTCTGATGGTTTCGGTCCTAAACCAGGCGATGTTACGCACCTGCCTTACAACGATATTGCAGCGCTAGAAGCGCACATCTCTGATCGCACTTGTGCAATCATGATGGAACCTCTGCAAGGCGAGGGCGGTATCATCTCTCCAACATCTGAGTTCGTGAACACGGTTCGTGAGCTGTGTGACAAACATAATGCACTGCTTATTTTTGATGAAGTGCAAACAGGTAATGGCCGTACTGGTAACTTTTACGCATACCAAGGCTTAGGTGTTACACCAGACATCCTAAGCACTGCGAAATCACTAGGTGGTGGTTTCCCTATCGGCGCAATGTTAACGACTACAGAACTCGCTACGCACCTTAAAGTCGGTACGCACGGCTCTACTTACGGTGGTAACCCACTGGCGTGTGCTGTTGCTGAAGCGGTTGTTGATGTTGTTAGCCAACCTGAAACTTTGGCAGGCGTGAAAGCGCGTGAAGCAATGTTCCGTGAAGGGCTAGCTAAGATTAACGACAAATACCAAATATTCAGTGAAGTTCGCGGTAAAGGCCTATTGTTAGGCGCTGCGCTGAATGATGAGTGGCAAGGACGTGCACGTGACGTATTAGTAGCTGCAGGCGAACAAGGCCTGATGATATTGGTTGCGGGTGCAAACGTGGTTCGCTTTACGCCATCACTGGTTATCACCACACAAGAAATTGAAGAAGGCTTATCAAAACTAGACAAAGCAATCGCTACGCTAGTTTAGCCTGAGCGGCGTTATAGGAATGTTCGCCATTAGAGCGACTCCTATGACGTTCTGCTAAAGGCCCAAGCTTCTGGTTTTGGGCCTATTTTGCATCTGGAGGGAATATTGATGCTAGTTGTTCGCCCAATTAAACTATCTGATTACGATGCGCTGCATACCTGCGCCGTTGAGTCAGGACACGGATTTACATCTCTTCCGGTTAACGAAGAACTGTTAACCAACCGAATTACTCACTCTGAATATAGTTTCGCTAAACAAGACGTGACCGAACCTGGTGACGAAGGTTACTTGATGGTTGGCTGCGATAGCGAAACTGGAGATGTTGCAGGTACGACCGGCATCGAAGCTTCGATTGGTTGGGATGTACCGTTTTATTCTTATCACATCAGCAAAGTTGTCCATTCATCACAAAAGCTAGGCGTGAACAACGTTGTTAAGCTACTAACTTTCGGCAATAACTACACAGGATGCAGTGAGATCTGCACTCTATTCTTACGCCCTGATTTCCGTGGTGGTTTGAATGGTCGTTTGATGTCGAAGTGTCGATTTTTGATCATGGCAGAGCACCCAGAGCGTTTCTCAAAAACCATTTTTGCTGAGATGCGTGGCGTATCAGATGCAGAAGGTAACTCTCCTTTCTGGCAATGGTTGCAAGAGCACTTTTTCTCGATTGATTTCACGCTCGCCGATTACCTAACCGGTATTGGTAAGAAAGGCTTCATTGCTGACCTGATGCCGAAGTTACCTATCTACGTGAACCTACTAAGCAAAGAAGCTCAGGCGGTGATTGGAGAGGTACATGACAATACGCGCCCTGCACTCAAGCTGCTTGAACGTGAGGGTTTCACTAACCGCGGTTATGTCGACATCTTTGATGCAGGCCCAACGGTTGAGTGTGATTTAAGAAATATCGAATCGGTGCGTAATGCGATTCGTGCTCAAGTGAAAATTGCAGAGCACTCTAGCTCTAAAGACTTCCTAATTGGTAATACCTCGTTTGAGAACTTCCGCGCAGTAGCTGCGAAAGGTGCGTATGACCAAGCAAGCGACACAGTGATTTTATCATCTGAAGTAGCAAGCGCTCTTGAAGTAAAAGAAGGCGAATTTGTTCGCATGTTGGCTCAATAAGAGCGGCGATTATCTGTCGAAGATTTTAAGGGTAGAAGTATGACTCAGTGGATAGCAGGACAGTGGGTGGCAGGTCAAGGTGACGCCATGACATCGGTAAGCCCATACAATAATGAAGTAGTGTGGCAAGGTGATAGTGCAACTCCAGCACAGGTTGAATCTGCAGTATCAGCGGCACGTGAAGCTTTTCTAGTTTGGAAAAAGATGAGCTTTGCAGAGCGTGAAGCGATCGTGTTGAATTTTGCTGAGAAAGTAAAAGAGAACAGCGAAGAAATCGCACAAATCATCGCGAAAGAGACGGGTAAGCCGATTTGGGAAACTCGTACTGAAGCGGGTGCGATGGCAGGTAAAATCGCTATCTCTATTCGTGCTTATCATGAGCGTACTGGTGAGGCTTCACGTGAAGCGGCAGGCAACCAAATCGTACTGCGTCATCGTCCATTAGGCGTAATGGCGGTATTTGGTCCTTACAACTTCCCAGGTCACCTACCTAACGGTCATATTGTTCCAGCATTGCTATCGGGTAATACCGTGGTATTTAAGCCGTCAGAGCAAACACCTTGGACAGGTGAATTTGCGATGAAACTATGGCAAGACGCTGGCCTTCCTGCTGGCGTGATTAACCTAGTGCAAGGCGCTAAAGAGACCGGCATCGCATTGGCTGATGCTAAAGGTCTTGATGGTGTGCTATTTACAGGCAGTGCTAATACTGGTCATATTCTTCACCGTCAATTCGCGGGTCAACCGGGCAAAATGCTGGCGCTAGAGATGGGCGGTAACAATCCAATGGTGATCAGTGACCAATTTGGTGATGCTGACGCAACGGTTTATACCATTATTCAATCGGCTTTCATCAGTGCGGGTCAACGTTGCACCTGTGCACGTCGCTTGTATGTGCCTGTTGGAGAGAAGGGCGATCAACTGCTGGATAAGCTCGTTGCTGCGACCTTGAAGGTTCGCGTCGATCAGCCATTCGCTGAGCCAGCACCCTTCATGGGGCCACAAATTTCTGAAGCTGCGGCTAAATTCATTCTGGACGCACAAGCTAATCTGCAATCGTTAGGCGGTGTAAGCCTAGTAGAAGCAAAGGCGGGTGAAGCGGCGTTTGTTTCTCCGGGCATTATCGATGCAACCAACATTGCTGAACTGCCAGATGAAGAGTACTTCGGTCCATTGCTGCAAGTAGTTCGTTACCAATCGCTAGAGCAAGCGGTTGAATTGGCTAATGACACGCGCTTTGGTTTGTCTGCAGGCCTAGTTTCAACAGACGATTCTGAATGGGAATACTTCGTTGACCATATCCGTGCGGGTATTGTTAATCGTAACCGCCAGCTAACAGGCGCAAGTGGTGATGCTCCATTTGGTGGTCCGGGGGCTTCAGGCAACCTACGCCCAAGTGCGTACTATGCAGCTGACTACTGTGCTTATCCTATGGCTTCAATGGAAGGTGGTGAAACTCAACTGCCAGCGACATTTAGCCCAGGTATTGAGCTTTAGTTTAAGCTCTTAAGCTATAAGTTCATGAATCATAAGCTTATGAGCTCTAGGTTCATGAATAACAGATTCATTCGTTAATTGTGTAATGAGGAAGCGGTGTTATCGCTTCCTTTTTCCATCACGTCCGACACCTAGATTGGGCGGTAGATAATAATAGAACAAGTATGTCACAGGCTGATGGCTGCTGACTCTGTGTCCAGCCTCTCCCTCTCTAATCCAAATTACTAGCTTGCTAGAACCTCTGACAAGGAGTCACCATGACGCCCGATCTACTCTTTAAATCACTATGGGACGATTACATTCACAGGCTTTGCCCATCGGCTGAAAAAGTTCATCATCTGCTGAAAGAAGACGAAGCCCTGATTAATGATCATATTGCACTGCGTACTTTCAATGTTGCACCGCTGGGCATTGAAACACTGGCCAAGCCTTTTCTTGAGCTAGGTTATAAAGCGTGTGGCGATTACTTGTTTGAAAGCAAGAAACTAGTGGCTAAGCACTATGAGCACCCAGACCTAAACCAACCTAAAGTGTTCATTAGTGAGTTGAAGGTCGAAGAATGTTCAAGTGACTTACAACAGATCGTGGCTAAATTGGTTGAGCAAGTCGACGCAAGCAAGCTTCAAAGTCATGAATTCTTGTTTGGTGGTCGCCTTTGGGACTTGAGCTTCGCAGATTTCCAAGTGCTTGCAAAGGAGAGCGAATACGCTTCTTGGTTAGCGGCTCATGGATACGGTGCTAACCACTTTACAGTGAGCGTTAATCAACTCGATGCTTTTGATGAAGTTCAGGCTGTAAATGATTACCTGAGCGAATCAGGTTTCACTATCAATGCATCTGGAGGCCAGGTTAAGGGCTCTCCAGAGGTCTTATTAGAGCAATCATCGACAATGGCAGACAAAGTCCCAGTTTCATTTGTTGAAGGCAATGAGATGATTCCTGGAGGCTTCTATGAGTTTGCTAAGCGTTATGCGATGGCGAATGGTGAGCTTTATACAGGGTTTGTCGCGGCATCGGCTGACAAAATCTTTGAAAGTACCAACGGTTAAAGAAAGATACGAGCACGGGCTTTGCCCTAGAGGTGCGGGTACGCTTCGCTTCGAGAGTGTTTAGAAGAGCGAACTCCTATCTCTAATATCGATTTCCGAATCTGATCTTTAGAAAACAAAAAAGCCACCAAATTTGCATTTGGTGGCTTTCTAATTTTTGGCTCAGTTAATCGAGATTAACGAGTGCCGTATACCACGATAGTTTTACCGTGTGCAGAAATTAAGTTCTGCTCTTCAAGCATCTTCAAGATACGACCTACTGTTTCACGAGAACAACCAACAATTTGGCCAATCTCTTGACGAGTGATCTTGATTTGCATGCCGTCAGGGTGAGTCATTGCATCTGGCTGTTTCGCTAGGTTTAGTAGCGTTTGAGCGATACGACCTGTTACGTCAAGGAACGCTAAGTCACCAACCTTTTGGCTAGTCACTTGTAGACGGTTTGCCATTTGCGCTGAAAGACGCATAAGGATATCTGGGTTCACCTGGATAAGTTGACGGAATTTCTTGAAAGAAATTTCAGCTACTTCACAAGGAGATTTTGCACGAACCCATGCAGTACGCTCTTGGTCTTCTTCGAAGAGGCCAAGTTCACCAATGAAGTCACCTTGGTTTAGGTAAGAAAGAATCATTTCCTTACCTTCTTCGTCTTTGATAAGAACTGCCACAGAACCTTTAACGATGTAGTACAAGGTTTCTGCCTTTTCACCAGCATGAATCAAAGTACTTTTTGATGGGTACTTATGAATATGACAGTGTGAAAGGAACCACTCTAATGTTGGATCGGTTTGGGGTTTACCTAGAACCATAATATCTTACTTCCTCTGCAGGGTATGCTTGCCGCTTTCCGTATTGTAGCTAAGCCTGGATTGACTTGTAGGGTAAGTGCACTTGTTGAGTGCTGCAAGCTATCTTGTGTTTCGTTTAAGAATAGTATCCTTTTTCAGGTACTATTTCTTGATTTTAATCGTGACCAAGCTACGATTTTTTACGCAAAATTGTGCACATGATCACGGTATGAAAAGTAATCAACCAGAATGGCGGTCTGTTAACCTATTTTTCCGGTTTCGATGAGTTGTTGTAGGATTGGCCTTACAATGAGCTCCATAGCAAAACTCATCTTGCCACCTGGCACCACAAGCGTGTTATGGCGAGACATAAATGAGCCATCAATCATAGCCAAAAGATAAGGGAAGTCGACGTTTTTGATGCCGCGCAAACGTATAACTACGAAGCTTTCATCTAAACTTGGTATCCCTTTGGCGTTGAGCGGGTTTGATGTATCTACGGTTGGAACTCGCTGAAAGTTGATATGAGTGCGCGAAAATTGTGGGGTAATGTAGTTCAGATAATCATCCATTGAGCGAACAATTGAGTCCATTACCGCTTCGCGTGAGTGTCCACGATCGCGTGTGTCACGAACGAATTTTTGGATCCACTCAAGGTTTACGATTGGCACCATGCCGATCAGCAAATCGACGTGTTGGGACACATTGATATCCCCATCAACTACACCGCCGTGAAGGCCTTCGTAAAACATCACATCTGAATTTTCAGGGATTTCTTGCCATGGCGTAAAGGTGCCCGGCATTTGGTTGTAAGGAACGGCTTCATCGAAGGTATGTAGGTAGCTACGGACTTTTCCCGTGCCTTCGTTTCCGTATTGACGGAAGAACTCTTCTAATGCGCCAAAATCGTTAGCTTGTGGGCCAAAGTAGCTGATGTGCTTACCTTGCTCGCGCGCCTTACGGATCTCGACATCCATCTCTGGTCGAGTGAAGCGATGGAAACTATCCCCTTCAACCCAAGCGGCCTTCACGTCCATCATATTGAACATTTTGCGGAAGGCTTCTGAGGTAGTGGTGGTGCCGGCTCCAGATGAACCCGTCACCGCAATAATTGGATGTTTAGCGGACATGACAACCCTTGTCTTTTGAGTAACTTACTTGTTAGCAATCGTTTACCACTATAACACGGCTCCTTTATGAGCGCAGCTTAGAAGCGTTTTGTGACTTGGATATCAACGGTTTCATGTAACTCAGAAAACACGATGCTGACTTCCTTTGAGGCTAATTGATGTTTCACTTGGTCAATCTTGTTTTGCAGTGAAACCTCTACGTCACCGTAGTCTGTGCCTTCACGGAGCACGAATTCTTTAATGAGGTTTTCCAGCGTTTCTGGTGCGATGTCTTGCCATGGGATGATCATAAATACTTCTCTCTTTTATGTTCATGGATAGGTTTATTGATGTATTAATGAGTGTGCCTAGTGACGTTGACACTCAGTTTTTGAGCAAAGCTAAGTTATTTACCAAGGCTCGCTATTATGCCGAATCGTGGATACTTTCATAGTAGGCAGGTAAAGCTTCTTCTAACCAAAACCTCGGTTTGAATGTGCTACCCGTAATGAACCCCACATGTCCACCTTTTTGAAACAGACGATAATCGATGTTATCGGGCAGAACGAACTTTGGAATCACGTCGTCTGTCATGAACGGATCATCTTTGGCGTGGATGATCTGAGTCGGCAGCTTAATTTTATTCAACTTAGGCAGGGCGGAACACTGGGCATAGTAGTCTTGTGCGTTTTTGAATCCGTGTAAAGGCGCAGTAATTCGTTCATCAAACTCATACAGCTTGTCGATCTTTCTGATCGCTTCCGCGGTAATACCTAGCTTTTCTTGCAGCAGCTTAACCTTTTTCAGTGCATTGGATTTTAATGAGTTGAGCAGGTACTTTTTATAGAGCTTGGAGAAGCCTCGCTCGATACGGCTTGAACAGCACGCTAAGTCAAAAGGAGCAGAGACTATCGTTGCCGCAGACAGCAATGGGTCATCTGCATATTCGGCCAAGTAGTTAGCCAGCATGTTGCCACCTAGAGATATACCAACCGCAACCTTAGGGCTATTTGGAAACTGCGCGTGTAAGTGCCTTAGGAAAAAGCGGGCGTCTTCGACTTCACCTGAATGGTACGCACGAGCTAAGCGATTCGGTTTCCCGCTGCAACCTCTAAAGTGCATCATCACTGATAACCAGCCATCTTTAGCAAACGCATTCATTAACCCATTGGCGTAAGGGCTCTCAAAGCTGCCCTCTAAACCGTGGAACAAAACGAAAATGGGCTTCTTACTAAGATTTTCGCTGTTTATGTTATCGCTATTAGGATTCTCTCCCTTCGGGTCCTCGCTCCATGCAAGATCGAGGAAATCGCCGTCAGGAGTTTCTAAGGTTTGCCATTGAGGGTCAAACAACGCCTGCTTTCTAATAAATCGTGGCACTAAGGTTTGTAGGTGAGGATTAGATAAACCAGCTGCTGCGGTAAATATTGTCATAAAAACAGTCCATGCTTTTTGTGGGCTTTGAGAAAGTGTCGAGCTTTTTGGAAAATGCCCACGTTTTATTTGAGCTTGGTTGATTCTCAACATAAGCGCAAGAGGTTCACCGATATGGATTGTTAAAAGGCACCATGGGTAACTGGTTGAATAATATCGAGCTTAGGTTTCTTATAGGTTGCTTGTGGTGTGTATCAGCCACCACGTAAAAATGCTTTATGCTAATGCTAATACGAAGATAAGCTTGGATCTGGATTGAATAAAAAGGAAAGGAAATGAGTTAGGGCTGAGGTGCTGGTTCAGAAAAAGCATCATAGAGATTTTCAGCCCCTAATAAACGGCAGTATTGATAAGCGAGTGGTGATTGTTGATTGGCGACAAGCTTAAGAGAATTAATACAGTCGACAAGATCAGACTGCTGTTGTTTCTCTAGTTGTAATTCGAACTGTAAGGCTTCACGGTATAGCGAATCGACAACGTGTGCTTTGAGATGTTTGCGCAGCTCTCGATAACTATGAAGCAGGGTTTCTGAGCGGCTTAAGCATTGTTGTACTTTGTGCCACTCTTCTTCAGCGAAAGACAATTGCTGCTCATCAAGCCATTTGAGAAGCAGCAGTAGATTGACGTTGCCATGAAACTGGTTTTGCAAAGCTAAGCACGCATCCTTTACACCGCGCACACTGTAATACTGGAGGCTAAATTGCCATAGTCGTTCTAGTGTTAGTGATATTGGGGCGTGCTCAGGGCTCATAAGCTATCCATATCCTGTTCCATCTGCTCAAGCTCTTCTTGAGTAGACATCCAATCCATTTCAACTTCTTCTAGCTGTGATTTACTGCTCGCTTGTAGAGCGAGTACTTTATTCAGTTTAGCCTTATTTTCAGCTTCATAAAGTGAAGTGTCGGATAATTCTTGCTCGGCCTCCTCGAGATCCAGTGTTAATTTATCCATCAGCTTTTCGAATTGAGTCAGCTTTTTACGGATTGGAGCTGTTAGCTTACGAAACTCTGCTTCTTTTCGTTTTTGCTCTTTCTTCGAAGCTGCACTGTTAGCGCCGTCTTTTGCTGGTGCCAATGCTTGTGCTTCTTTACGC harbors:
- a CDS encoding hydrolase; translated protein: MTIFTAAAGLSNPHLQTLVPRFIRKQALFDPQWQTLETPDGDFLDLAWSEDPKGENPNSDNINSENLSKKPIFVLFHGLEGSFESPYANGLMNAFAKDGWLSVMMHFRGCSGKPNRLARAYHSGEVEDARFFLRHLHAQFPNSPKVAVGISLGGNMLANYLAEYADDPLLSAATIVSAPFDLACCSSRIERGFSKLYKKYLLNSLKSNALKKVKLLQEKLGITAEAIRKIDKLYEFDERITAPLHGFKNAQDYYAQCSALPKLNKIKLPTQIIHAKDDPFMTDDVIPKFVLPDNIDYRLFQKGGHVGFITGSTFKPRFWLEEALPAYYESIHDSA
- a CDS encoding TIGR02444 family protein encodes the protein MSPEHAPISLTLERLWQFSLQYYSVRGVKDACLALQNQFHGNVNLLLLLKWLDEQQLSFAEEEWHKVQQCLSRSETLLHSYRELRKHLKAHVVDSLYREALQFELQLEKQQQSDLVDCINSLKLVANQQSPLAYQYCRLLGAENLYDAFSEPAPQP